From one Mycolicibacterium sp. HK-90 genomic stretch:
- a CDS encoding helix-turn-helix domain-containing protein, protein MGTRTSLTMNALGADALSAVIDIAPTPLWVIGADGTVVLANRAALDMLGYRSAGEVIGAPSHDTLHEWRPDGSRYPSQSCPIMHERVPVASDPEWFITRAGQPIPVTWSARPLGTDGSRLLSFCDATERVAAEDATAEDLDVRTAVEATAVPSRAQLRAHLLAHIRARFRDPDFTATTLASEVHLSLRSVQQLLAEDGRSPATEIRRRRVEFAGALISQGSPVSQACRVSGFTETGTFNRAFRRQFGSSPSEWARRFD, encoded by the coding sequence ATGGGCACGCGGACAAGCCTCACCATGAACGCACTCGGTGCGGACGCCTTGTCGGCCGTGATCGATATCGCGCCAACCCCGTTGTGGGTGATCGGCGCTGACGGCACTGTCGTCCTGGCCAATCGAGCAGCACTCGACATGCTCGGCTACAGATCTGCTGGTGAAGTGATCGGTGCGCCCAGCCACGACACCCTGCACGAGTGGCGACCCGACGGGTCGCGGTACCCATCGCAGTCGTGCCCGATCATGCATGAGCGGGTACCGGTCGCATCAGATCCCGAGTGGTTCATCACTCGTGCCGGTCAGCCGATTCCGGTCACCTGGTCCGCGCGTCCACTGGGAACCGACGGGTCACGGCTGCTGTCCTTCTGCGATGCGACGGAACGCGTGGCGGCCGAAGATGCCACCGCAGAAGATCTCGATGTCCGGACCGCGGTCGAAGCTACCGCTGTCCCCTCCCGCGCTCAGTTGCGCGCACACCTGCTCGCCCACATTCGTGCGCGGTTCCGCGACCCGGACTTCACGGCGACCACCCTGGCGTCCGAAGTGCATCTGTCGCTGCGCTCGGTGCAGCAGTTGCTGGCCGAGGACGGTCGCTCACCCGCTACCGAGATCCGGCGCCGGCGCGTGGAATTCGCCGGTGCCCTGATTTCGCAAGGATCTCCGGTGAGCCAGGCCTGCCGAGTCAGCGGCTTCACCGAGACCGGCACCTTCAACCGTGCCTTCCGTCGCCAGTTCGGTTCATCGCCGAGCGAATGGGCGCGACGGTTCGACTGA
- the cynS gene encoding cyanase, producing the protein MTYTPGTTEIEDRRIETGIGWQEIADHIDRPLVWTVAALLGSHPVPQQEAAAVGELLGLSDETVAALQRQPYRTADPSLTTDPTIYRFVELINVYGPAFKALIHEEFGDGIMSAINCNVSFARRQHPDGDRVVVTIDGKFLPYQW; encoded by the coding sequence GTGACGTATACCCCTGGGACCACAGAGATCGAAGATCGTCGCATCGAGACCGGCATCGGCTGGCAGGAGATCGCCGATCACATCGACCGGCCACTCGTCTGGACTGTCGCCGCACTCTTGGGAAGCCACCCCGTACCGCAGCAGGAAGCGGCGGCGGTCGGGGAGTTGCTCGGCCTGAGTGACGAAACCGTTGCCGCGCTGCAGCGTCAGCCATACCGGACTGCTGATCCGTCGCTGACCACCGACCCGACGATCTACCGTTTCGTCGAACTCATCAATGTGTACGGCCCGGCGTTCAAGGCGTTGATCCACGAGGAATTCGGTGACGGGATCATGAGCGCAATCAACTGCAATGTGTCATTCGCGCGACGTCAACATCCGGACGGCGATCGTGTCGTCGTAACCATCGACGGCAAATTCCTGCCGTACCAGTGGTAG
- a CDS encoding formate/nitrite transporter family protein has product MSYVKPQELATRIIDAGESKVFMSTRDTLIRAYMAGAILALAAAFAVTISVRTGEPLLGAVLFPVGFCILHLLGFDLLTAVFTLVPLAWLDKRPGVSIAALLRNWGLVFIGNFAGALTVAVFMAIYFTYGFSVEPDAVGQAIGQIGEGRTVGYADHGAAGMLTLFLRGVMCNWMVSTGVVGAMMSDSLPGKVIAMWMPITVFFYLGFEHSIVNMFLFPSGLMLGGDFTIGDYLLWNEIPTVLGNLVGGLAFVGLVIYATHGKTAPSRPRPTDLVSVDEPGNLAKPVTVK; this is encoded by the coding sequence ATGTCCTACGTCAAGCCCCAGGAGCTCGCCACCCGGATCATCGACGCGGGCGAGTCCAAGGTCTTCATGTCAACCCGTGACACCCTGATCCGCGCGTATATGGCCGGGGCGATCCTCGCCCTGGCCGCGGCGTTCGCGGTGACGATCTCCGTCCGGACCGGTGAGCCTCTGCTGGGGGCCGTACTGTTCCCGGTCGGCTTCTGCATCCTGCATCTGCTCGGATTCGACCTGTTGACGGCCGTGTTCACCCTGGTACCGTTGGCGTGGCTCGACAAGCGTCCCGGCGTGAGTATTGCTGCGCTGCTGCGTAACTGGGGCCTGGTTTTCATCGGTAACTTCGCCGGTGCCCTCACCGTCGCGGTGTTCATGGCGATCTACTTCACCTACGGTTTCAGCGTCGAGCCAGATGCGGTCGGGCAGGCCATCGGTCAGATCGGCGAGGGCCGCACCGTGGGATACGCCGACCATGGCGCCGCGGGCATGTTGACGCTGTTCCTGCGCGGGGTGATGTGCAACTGGATGGTCTCCACCGGAGTGGTCGGGGCGATGATGTCCGACAGTCTGCCCGGCAAGGTGATCGCGATGTGGATGCCGATCACGGTGTTCTTCTATCTCGGTTTCGAGCACTCGATCGTCAACATGTTCCTGTTTCCCTCCGGGCTGATGCTCGGTGGCGATTTCACGATCGGCGACTACCTGCTGTGGAACGAGATTCCCACGGTGCTGGGCAATCTCGTCGGCGGTCTCGCGTTCGTCGGACTGGTGATCTACGCGACCCACGGTAAGACCGCGCCGTCCCGGCCGCGGCCGACGGATCTGGTCTCTGTGGACGAGCCGGGCAACCTGGCGAAGCCGGTCACGGTGAAATAG
- a CDS encoding MSMEG_1061 family FMN-dependent PPOX-type flavoprotein, translated as MKTTGTAADSYSPVSMERIREIVGHPERFIAEKKEPKLGEFSARFIAHSPFFCMATVGADGQLDTSPRGDPPGSVRILDPWTLAIPDRPGNKLADSHENITKHPAVGLVFFVPGLREVIRVNGDAYVTDDPELLEMLSADGKPAVLATIVRIREVFGQCGKAVIRAKLWEGDSRGLADAVTLGGDFYTLSITESAAKMAEKLGDLAGSLHAVIDDHYENELY; from the coding sequence ATGAAAACGACAGGCACAGCGGCAGACTCGTACTCCCCCGTCTCGATGGAGCGCATCAGGGAGATCGTCGGGCACCCCGAGCGGTTCATCGCGGAGAAGAAGGAGCCGAAACTCGGTGAGTTCTCGGCGCGGTTCATCGCACACAGCCCGTTCTTCTGCATGGCCACGGTGGGGGCCGACGGTCAGTTGGACACGAGCCCGCGGGGAGACCCACCGGGTTCGGTGCGGATCCTCGATCCGTGGACACTCGCCATCCCCGACCGGCCGGGCAACAAGCTCGCCGACTCCCACGAGAACATCACCAAACACCCTGCCGTCGGGTTGGTCTTCTTCGTACCCGGCCTGCGCGAGGTGATCCGGGTCAACGGGGACGCGTACGTCACCGATGATCCCGAATTGCTCGAGATGCTCAGCGCCGACGGCAAACCCGCGGTGCTGGCCACCATCGTGCGCATCCGCGAAGTCTTCGGGCAATGCGGCAAGGCCGTGATCCGGGCCAAGCTATGGGAAGGCGACAGCCGGGGGCTGGCCGACGCCGTGACGCTGGGCGGCGACTTCTACACCCTCTCGATCACCGAGAGTGCGGCGAAGATGGCCGAGAAACTGGGTGATCTGGCCGGCTCGCTCCACGCGGTGATCGACGACCACTACGAAAACGAGCTGTACTGA
- a CDS encoding PDR/VanB family oxidoreductase, producing MGNEVTADGIGVAVRQLRWEADGVVSVHLQPCSGESLPDWEPGAHIDLVLPTGIQRQYSLCGPVGERSYYRIGVRRERTSRGGSEYVHAFLRPGQRLRVAGVRNTFQLQRADSYVFVAGGIGITPILPMIRQAETWGLDWELLYAGHTAASMPFSDELRSYGSRVRFYPSDAGGRIPLGARFAQVRPGVKIYACGPAELLSALQEAVGHWPADSLHLERFKPRKRAPVDDKPVEVVCAASGKTVDVEADQSILTALDRAGVKVPSSCRSGICGSCETAVLDGVPDHRDDILSETERSANDRMYICVSRAQTPRLVLDV from the coding sequence GTGGGAAACGAAGTGACGGCCGACGGGATCGGCGTCGCCGTACGACAGCTGCGGTGGGAAGCCGATGGTGTGGTGTCGGTGCACCTGCAGCCCTGTTCCGGTGAGTCGCTGCCGGACTGGGAGCCCGGTGCACACATCGATCTGGTCCTGCCGACCGGCATCCAGCGCCAGTACTCGTTGTGCGGTCCGGTCGGTGAGCGGTCGTACTACCGCATCGGGGTTCGGCGGGAACGCACCAGCCGCGGCGGCTCCGAGTATGTGCACGCGTTTCTGCGGCCGGGTCAACGACTCAGGGTCGCCGGAGTGCGCAACACCTTCCAGCTGCAGCGGGCAGACTCATATGTCTTCGTGGCCGGCGGCATCGGGATCACGCCCATCCTTCCGATGATCCGTCAAGCCGAAACGTGGGGCCTGGATTGGGAACTGCTCTACGCCGGTCACACCGCCGCCTCGATGCCGTTCTCCGACGAACTCCGCTCATACGGATCGCGGGTGCGCTTCTATCCCTCCGACGCCGGCGGTCGCATCCCGCTCGGGGCACGCTTCGCCCAGGTGCGCCCGGGGGTGAAGATCTATGCGTGCGGCCCCGCGGAACTGCTGTCGGCGCTGCAGGAGGCCGTCGGGCACTGGCCGGCGGACAGTCTGCACCTTGAGCGCTTCAAGCCGCGCAAGCGGGCGCCGGTCGACGACAAACCGGTCGAGGTGGTGTGCGCGGCCTCGGGTAAGACCGTCGATGTCGAAGCGGACCAAAGCATTCTGACCGCGCTCGATCGTGCCGGGGTCAAGGTGCCGTCGTCGTGCCGATCGGGTATCTGTGGCTCCTGCGAGACCGCCGTCCTCGACGGTGTGCCCGACCATCGCGACGACATCCTCTCCGAGACCGAGCGGTCCGCCAACGACCGCATGTACATCTGCGTGTCCCGAGCGCAGACTCCTCGGCTCGTTCTCGACGTGTAA
- a CDS encoding TetR/AcrR family transcriptional regulator C-terminal domain-containing protein, translating to MSTASTGRDRVTLANLSVDRVVGEALALVGEGGLESLTMRRLADRLRAHLPTIYRLVDGKDALIDEMAETILAKALENSRTDLPEWADRAKSLAVGLRSALLAQRDGARIVGGNYAAKRANLTFVDTLVGCIQAGGLTRERALWAASSLFCYVLGEVLEQQGAGGGELETLEDVLEVGDYPHLASSPVEQLLDFDGRFDFGLNLLISGMRSGEGGA from the coding sequence GTGTCAACCGCCTCGACCGGACGTGACCGTGTGACGTTGGCGAACCTGTCGGTGGACCGGGTGGTCGGGGAGGCGCTGGCGCTGGTCGGCGAGGGCGGGCTCGAATCGCTGACGATGCGACGACTGGCGGACCGGCTACGTGCCCACCTCCCGACGATCTACCGGCTGGTCGACGGCAAGGACGCCCTGATCGACGAGATGGCCGAGACGATTCTGGCGAAGGCGCTCGAGAACTCCCGCACCGATCTCCCGGAGTGGGCCGATCGCGCCAAAAGCCTTGCCGTGGGCCTGCGTTCGGCCCTACTGGCGCAGCGGGACGGAGCTCGGATCGTCGGTGGCAACTACGCTGCCAAGCGGGCCAACCTCACCTTCGTCGACACCCTCGTCGGCTGCATCCAGGCCGGTGGCCTGACTCGTGAACGTGCGTTGTGGGCGGCGAGCTCGTTGTTCTGCTACGTGCTCGGTGAAGTCCTTGAGCAACAGGGCGCCGGTGGTGGTGAGCTGGAGACCCTCGAAGACGTGCTCGAAGTCGGCGACTATCCCCACCTGGCCTCCAGCCCCGTCGAGCAACTGCTCGACTTCGACGGGCGATTCGACTTCGGGCTGAACCTGCTGATCTCGGGCATGCGCTCGGGTGAGGGCGGCGCCTGA
- a CDS encoding DMT family transporter codes for MSSPTRAGLSGALGMVFVGGSVAVSGALADAPLYTAQALRYAIACGLLLAWIRLTGRPLRRPRGAEWFWLLSVTASGLVLFNVALVRGSRHAEPAVLAVAVACVPVALAVAGPLLEGRRVRTRVLAAAVMVSVGAVVVEGLGQADAVGLFWALVVFGCEAGFTLLAVPVLASHGPAGVSVHTTWLAAVIFGALALSTEGWRAASAFDAGEILAIGYLAVCVTAVAFILWYTCVRRLGAGPAGLLTGVAPVAAALIGIPVTGALPAAAVWAGIGLIACGLALGLRDSGANVQAPPSPERMPEISRFSPKSNRPSKSSSCSTGLEARWG; via the coding sequence ATGTCCAGCCCCACCCGTGCCGGCTTGTCCGGCGCCCTCGGCATGGTGTTCGTCGGCGGCAGCGTGGCCGTCTCGGGCGCACTCGCCGACGCACCGCTGTACACGGCGCAGGCCCTGCGCTACGCGATCGCCTGCGGGCTGTTGCTCGCCTGGATCCGGCTGACCGGCCGGCCCCTGCGCCGCCCCCGTGGCGCCGAGTGGTTCTGGCTGCTGAGCGTGACCGCGAGTGGTCTGGTGCTGTTCAACGTGGCCCTGGTGCGTGGTTCGCGGCACGCCGAGCCGGCGGTCCTGGCCGTGGCGGTGGCCTGCGTGCCGGTCGCCCTGGCCGTGGCCGGACCGCTACTGGAAGGGCGCCGGGTCCGAACCCGGGTTCTGGCCGCGGCCGTGATGGTGAGCGTCGGGGCGGTCGTGGTGGAAGGCCTCGGCCAGGCCGACGCCGTGGGCCTGTTCTGGGCGCTGGTGGTGTTCGGCTGCGAGGCCGGCTTCACGCTCCTGGCCGTACCGGTGTTGGCCTCGCACGGACCGGCCGGGGTATCGGTGCACACCACCTGGTTGGCCGCGGTGATCTTCGGCGCACTCGCGCTCAGCACCGAAGGATGGCGCGCGGCAAGCGCTTTCGACGCCGGTGAGATCCTGGCGATCGGCTACCTGGCCGTCTGTGTCACGGCGGTGGCGTTCATTCTCTGGTACACGTGCGTGCGCCGGCTCGGCGCCGGACCGGCCGGGTTGCTGACAGGCGTGGCACCGGTGGCGGCCGCCCTGATCGGCATACCGGTCACCGGTGCATTGCCCGCGGCTGCGGTATGGGCCGGCATCGGCCTGATCGCGTGCGGCCTGGCACTGGGCCTGCGCGACTCCGGCGCCAACGTTCAGGCGCCGCCCTCACCCGAGCGCATGCCCGAGATCAGCAGGTTCAGCCCGAAGTCGAATCGCCCGTCGAAGTCGAGCAGTTGCTCGACGGGGCTGGAGGCCAGGTGGGGATAG
- a CDS encoding PLP-dependent aminotransferase family protein, protein MGQTVGADFLQLDPATAPTRGLTDWLANALRTAIADGRLTPGTRFPATRVLAGELAVSRGVVVEAYRRLVDEGLVSGRAGGGTHVLAQRSRPAQPEPARPAPGPARLPRPRLPAGEGIDLSPGVPDLSAFPRSTWLRAERAVLAETAPEDLGYGDPRGHPRLRAALAPWLGRTRGLRIHPDDILVVAGVAQAVALLAQQLHGEGLDPIAVEDPGSRGAVDELEYWGLRPVPVPVDRDGIKVDALARCGAPTVFLTPAHQFPTGVVLGPQRRRELLEWDGELIIEDDYDAEYRYDRAPVPAMHPSAPDRIAYAGSTSKSLAPALRLGWLVAPRRRQPDLVAAKHATDLGSPTVPQLVLARLLESGEYDRHVRLVRARHRARRDALLEVLSAALPDATVTGVAAGLHLLVMLPDGVDDVALADDLRDAGVLVHPVSWHRRLPGPPGLVLGYASHPPDRLREAAATIARVAG, encoded by the coding sequence ATGGGCCAAACAGTGGGCGCGGACTTTCTGCAGCTCGACCCGGCGACCGCCCCGACGCGCGGGCTGACCGACTGGCTCGCCAATGCGCTACGCACTGCAATCGCCGACGGCAGGCTCACGCCGGGCACGCGATTCCCGGCCACCCGGGTGCTGGCCGGCGAGCTTGCGGTCTCGCGCGGCGTGGTGGTCGAGGCGTATCGACGGCTCGTCGACGAAGGACTCGTCAGCGGACGCGCCGGCGGTGGCACCCACGTACTGGCCCAACGGTCGCGGCCCGCGCAGCCGGAACCGGCGCGCCCGGCGCCGGGGCCGGCGCGGCTGCCGCGGCCACGGTTGCCGGCCGGCGAAGGCATCGATCTCTCGCCGGGAGTGCCCGATCTGTCGGCCTTCCCGCGCAGCACCTGGTTGCGTGCCGAGCGGGCGGTGCTGGCCGAGACGGCGCCGGAAGACCTCGGGTACGGAGATCCGCGCGGCCATCCCCGGTTGCGGGCCGCGCTCGCCCCATGGCTGGGCCGGACCCGCGGACTGCGGATCCACCCCGACGACATCCTGGTGGTCGCGGGGGTGGCCCAGGCTGTTGCCCTGCTCGCCCAGCAATTGCACGGCGAGGGCCTGGACCCGATTGCCGTCGAGGATCCCGGCTCGCGCGGGGCCGTCGACGAACTCGAGTACTGGGGTCTGCGTCCGGTGCCGGTGCCCGTCGACCGGGATGGCATCAAGGTCGATGCGCTGGCCCGCTGCGGCGCGCCCACCGTGTTCCTCACCCCGGCGCACCAGTTCCCGACCGGCGTGGTGCTCGGCCCACAGCGTCGGCGCGAGCTGCTCGAGTGGGACGGGGAGCTGATCATCGAGGACGACTACGACGCCGAGTACCGCTACGACCGGGCGCCGGTGCCGGCCATGCACCCGTCGGCACCCGATCGGATCGCGTATGCGGGCAGCACCTCGAAAAGCCTGGCTCCCGCGCTGCGGTTGGGCTGGCTGGTGGCGCCCCGCCGGCGGCAGCCGGATCTGGTGGCGGCCAAGCACGCCACCGATCTCGGCAGCCCGACCGTGCCGCAGCTCGTGCTGGCCCGGCTGCTGGAATCCGGTGAGTACGACAGGCATGTCCGGCTGGTGCGGGCGCGGCACCGGGCCCGGCGCGATGCCCTGCTGGAGGTGTTGTCGGCCGCCCTGCCCGACGCGACGGTGACCGGCGTGGCCGCCGGTCTGCACCTGCTCGTCATGTTGCCCGACGGCGTCGACGACGTCGCGCTGGCCGATGACCTGCGAGACGCCGGCGTCCTGGTGCACCCCGTGTCGTGGCACCGGCGACTACCCGGGCCACCCGGCCTGGTGCTCGGGTACGCGTCGCATCCACCGGACCGGTTACGCGAGGCCGCGGCGACGATCGCGCGGGTCGCCGGATGA
- a CDS encoding NAD(P)H-hydrate dehydratase, whose amino-acid sequence MRYYYSADAIRAAEAPLLASLPDGVLMGRAAYGLATAIAAELKRRTGGVAGRRICAVVGSGDNGGDALWAATFLRRRGAAADAVLLNPEKTHAKGLAAFRRSGGRVVSGISAGTDLVIDGVVGISGRGGLRPDAAAVFEANTAPVVAVDIPSGLDVQTGGADGPHVDAVLTVTFGGLKPVHALGECGRVDLVDIGLDLAPTDLAGLGVADVRARWPIPGPHDDKYTQGVTGVLSGSATYPGAAVLSTGAAVAATSGMVRYAGSAAPQVLSHWPEVVAAAGPQDAGRVQAWVVGPGLGTDETARAALHFALGSDLPVIVDADGLTMLAADPGPLTGRGAPTVLTPHAGEYERLAGNPPGSDRVAAARELAERLGATVLLKGNVTVIAEPGAATYLNPAGQSWAATAGSGDVLSGMIGALLAAGLPAGEAAAAAAFVHARAANLSAADPGPRPAPTSASRILAHVRAAIASL is encoded by the coding sequence ATGCGGTACTACTACTCGGCGGATGCGATCCGTGCCGCCGAGGCCCCGCTGCTGGCATCGCTGCCCGACGGCGTGTTGATGGGCCGTGCCGCTTATGGTTTGGCGACGGCGATTGCCGCCGAATTGAAGCGGCGGACCGGCGGCGTCGCCGGCCGGCGGATCTGCGCGGTGGTGGGCTCCGGTGACAACGGCGGCGATGCCCTGTGGGCCGCGACGTTCCTGCGGCGCCGGGGTGCGGCTGCTGACGCCGTCCTGCTGAACCCGGAGAAAACTCACGCCAAGGGCCTGGCCGCGTTCCGGCGTTCCGGCGGCCGGGTGGTGTCCGGCATCTCCGCCGGAACCGACCTGGTGATCGACGGGGTCGTCGGGATCTCCGGACGCGGGGGATTGCGGCCCGACGCCGCAGCGGTGTTCGAGGCCAACACCGCGCCCGTGGTCGCCGTCGACATCCCCAGTGGCCTCGATGTGCAGACCGGTGGAGCCGACGGCCCACACGTCGATGCCGTACTCACCGTCACCTTCGGCGGACTCAAACCCGTACACGCACTGGGCGAGTGCGGCCGGGTCGACCTCGTCGACATCGGGCTGGACCTGGCGCCCACCGACCTGGCCGGGCTGGGGGTGGCCGATGTCCGGGCGCGCTGGCCGATCCCGGGCCCGCACGACGACAAGTACACCCAGGGCGTGACGGGCGTGCTGTCCGGTTCGGCGACCTATCCGGGCGCGGCCGTGTTGAGCACCGGTGCCGCGGTAGCCGCCACGTCGGGCATGGTTCGTTATGCGGGCAGCGCTGCACCGCAGGTACTTTCACACTGGCCCGAGGTGGTTGCCGCGGCCGGCCCGCAGGACGCCGGCCGGGTGCAGGCCTGGGTGGTGGGCCCGGGGCTGGGCACCGACGAGACGGCCAGGGCTGCACTGCATTTCGCGCTCGGATCCGATCTTCCGGTGATCGTGGACGCCGACGGGTTGACGATGCTCGCGGCCGATCCCGGCCCGCTCACCGGCCGTGGTGCGCCGACCGTGCTGACCCCGCATGCCGGGGAGTACGAACGGCTGGCGGGGAATCCACCGGGCAGTGACCGCGTCGCGGCCGCCCGCGAGCTGGCCGAGCGCCTCGGTGCCACCGTGCTGCTCAAGGGCAACGTCACCGTCATCGCCGAACCGGGTGCGGCTACCTATCTCAACCCGGCCGGCCAGTCCTGGGCTGCCACAGCCGGATCCGGCGACGTGCTGTCCGGCATGATCGGCGCCCTGCTGGCCGCCGGACTGCCCGCCGGGGAAGCCGCCGCCGCGGCTGCCTTCGTACATGCCCGCGCCGCCAACCTGTCGGCGGCCGATCCCGGTCCCCGCCCGGCGCCGACCTCGGCGTCGCGCATCCTCGCCCACGTCCGCGCCGCCATCGCCTCGCTGTAA
- a CDS encoding glutamate decarboxylase: MSHKHPRTPHISPAYTGRLAMAPVPSLRLPDEAMDPAAAYRFIHDELMLDGSSRLNLATFVTTWMDPEAEKLMAETFDKNMIDKDEYPATAAIEARCVSMVADLFHAEDLRDDDPSSAIGVSTIGSSEAVMLGGLALKWRWRERMEKAGKDWRSRTPNLVMGANVQVVWEKFCRYFDVEPRYLPMEEGRYVITPEQVLDAVDEDTIGVVAILGTTYTGELEPIAEICAALDQLAQDKGLDIPVHVDAASGGFVVPFLHPDLEWDFRLPRVVSINVSGHKYGLTYPGIGFVVWRSKEHLPEDLVFRVNYLGGDMPTFTLNFSRPGNQVVGQYYNFLRLGRAGYTQVMQCLSQTARWLGDELRDSEHFELITDGSAIPVVSFRLKGKPGYTEFDVSEGLRSFGWQVPAYTMPEGATDVVVLRVVVREGFSADLARALKEDTITVLGRLDALKPRGAFDDLQPFAH; the protein is encoded by the coding sequence ATGTCGCACAAGCACCCTCGGACTCCGCACATCTCGCCGGCCTACACCGGCCGGTTGGCGATGGCGCCGGTGCCGTCGCTGCGCCTACCCGACGAGGCGATGGATCCCGCTGCGGCATACCGGTTCATCCACGACGAGCTGATGCTCGACGGCAGCTCCCGGCTGAACCTCGCGACGTTCGTCACCACCTGGATGGACCCCGAGGCCGAGAAACTGATGGCCGAGACCTTCGACAAGAACATGATCGACAAGGACGAGTACCCGGCCACCGCCGCGATCGAAGCGCGATGCGTCAGCATGGTCGCCGACCTGTTCCACGCCGAGGATCTGCGCGACGACGACCCGTCCAGTGCCATCGGGGTGTCGACCATCGGCTCCAGCGAGGCGGTGATGCTGGGCGGGCTCGCGCTCAAGTGGCGGTGGCGTGAACGGATGGAGAAGGCGGGGAAGGACTGGCGCTCTCGCACCCCCAACCTGGTGATGGGCGCCAACGTCCAGGTGGTGTGGGAGAAGTTCTGCCGGTACTTCGACGTCGAGCCGCGCTACCTGCCGATGGAAGAGGGGCGCTACGTCATCACCCCCGAACAGGTGCTCGACGCGGTCGACGAAGACACCATCGGTGTCGTGGCCATCCTGGGCACCACCTACACCGGTGAGCTGGAGCCGATCGCCGAGATCTGCGCGGCGCTGGACCAGCTGGCTCAGGACAAGGGTCTGGACATACCCGTGCACGTCGACGCCGCCAGCGGCGGATTCGTCGTCCCGTTCCTGCACCCCGACCTGGAGTGGGATTTCCGGTTGCCGCGCGTGGTGTCGATCAACGTCAGCGGTCACAAGTACGGGCTGACCTACCCGGGCATCGGCTTCGTGGTCTGGCGCAGCAAGGAGCACCTGCCCGAGGATCTGGTGTTCCGGGTGAACTACCTGGGCGGGGACATGCCGACGTTCACCCTGAACTTCTCGCGGCCCGGCAATCAGGTGGTCGGCCAGTACTACAACTTCCTGCGGTTGGGCCGGGCCGGCTACACCCAGGTGATGCAGTGCCTGTCGCAGACCGCCCGCTGGCTGGGCGACGAGCTGCGGGACAGCGAGCACTTCGAGTTGATCACCGACGGGTCGGCCATCCCCGTGGTCAGCTTCCGGCTCAAGGGCAAACCGGGCTACACCGAGTTCGACGTGTCCGAGGGGTTGCGGTCCTTCGGCTGGCAGGTGCCGGCGTACACGATGCCCGAGGGCGCCACCGACGTCGTGGTGCTGCGGGTCGTCGTGCGGGAGGGGTTCTCGGCGGATCTGGCCCGGGCGCTCAAGGAGGACACGATCACGGTGCTCGGGCGGCTCGACGCGCTCAAGCCACGCGGAGCGTTTGACGACCTGCAGCCGTTCGCGCACTAG
- a CDS encoding AAA family ATPase, with product MGVLLWINGPFGVGKTQTAYELNRRLAASVVCDPEFVGYGLHRTMPRQLRGDFQDLPAWRQGVFEVLDHTLRHHDGPVIAPMTVIEPQYFAETVGRLRDSGHEVFHFALLASRDTVLNRLSDRGLGFGGLLRRAGQQERMLRREEFAVQRLDRGLQALTAPQFADQVWTDTLSIPQVADRIAATAGLVLAPNTDGDLRARMRRLAVTISHIRP from the coding sequence GTGGGTGTGCTGCTGTGGATCAACGGGCCGTTCGGGGTGGGCAAGACCCAGACCGCCTATGAGTTGAACCGTCGCCTCGCGGCCAGCGTGGTCTGCGATCCCGAGTTCGTCGGATACGGACTGCACCGCACGATGCCGAGGCAGTTGCGTGGAGATTTCCAGGACCTGCCGGCCTGGCGGCAGGGGGTATTCGAGGTACTCGACCACACCCTGCGCCACCACGACGGACCGGTTATCGCGCCCATGACGGTGATCGAGCCACAGTATTTCGCCGAGACGGTGGGGCGGTTGCGGGACTCCGGTCACGAAGTCTTTCATTTCGCTCTGCTGGCGAGTCGCGACACCGTGCTGAACCGGCTGTCCGACCGGGGGTTGGGGTTCGGCGGACTTTTGCGCCGGGCCGGTCAGCAGGAGCGGATGCTGCGCCGCGAGGAGTTCGCGGTCCAGCGGCTGGACCGTGGTCTGCAAGCCCTGACGGCTCCCCAGTTCGCCGACCAGGTCTGGACCGACACCCTTTCCATACCGCAGGTGGCCGACCGGATCGCCGCGACCGCCGGACTGGTCCTGGCGCCGAACACCGACGGCGACCTGCGGGCCCGGATGCGCAGGCTGGCCGTCACCATCAGCCACATCCGGCCGTGA